A region of Malaciobacter marinus DNA encodes the following proteins:
- a CDS encoding sensor histidine kinase, whose amino-acid sequence MKNLKKYLFLLLLFFNFLYSETLVIENSNNEIRSLDKYLTYNKNDFPIETIIHENFRKFNIHDNSNFKFSQNIYWLKLEINNKSSNPQLFRIDNFLIDELNLYFFKDSKLIKRYQNGIKYNYICEFSDYNKYAYEIPKGESTLYIKIDSSFSLLIPMHIVSKEEFYKQRDFENIFNSSFYAALFLMFFYNFFIFLVSKVKIYKYYLGYIIGVFGFLFFYDGYLTYLLFSSTPILNEFLSCVFFIITFISIAKFSSNLFQSRRNAFVLYRILMLTSICILPLVSIIGFFIALLDASFLYLIQKYLLLCTILITLLIISIAIRYLIITEEKISKIYAFIWTIFMVVTLTFIVNIVLGFIDTNLMTKILKVNILLEIVMMSLLIAYRLKLSNEKNLKLKIKNKEQELYILRQTRLASFGEVLNSIVHEWKQPLHRINMISLNLETTYNKKNLTKEYLSNQLNEIELQTKYMNDTVTQFLDYFSPQKNKEEFYLIDCAKKAIKLLDIKFNKNSVNHLINCKNTKIKTVGYKKEYIQVIIILLNNSMDAIIKEKIKNPTITLEIIEERHKAIFSVIDNAGGIKVKPIEKIFDANISTKDEKINSGIGLFIAKRIIEDNMNKKLICKNHGNGAKFSIIG is encoded by the coding sequence ATGAAAAATCTAAAAAAATATCTTTTTTTATTATTGCTTTTTTTTAATTTTTTGTATTCTGAAACTTTAGTTATTGAAAATAGTAATAATGAAATTAGAAGTTTAGATAAATATTTAACATACAATAAAAATGATTTTCCTATTGAAACTATAATACATGAAAACTTTAGAAAATTTAATATTCATGATAATTCAAATTTTAAATTTTCACAAAATATTTACTGGTTAAAATTAGAAATCAATAATAAATCTTCTAATCCACAGCTTTTTAGAATAGATAACTTTTTAATTGATGAGCTTAATCTCTATTTTTTTAAAGATAGTAAATTAATCAAAAGATATCAAAATGGTATTAAATATAACTATATATGTGAATTTTCAGACTACAATAAATACGCATATGAGATACCAAAAGGTGAAAGTACACTTTATATTAAAATAGATTCTTCTTTTTCTCTTTTAATTCCTATGCATATAGTTTCAAAAGAAGAATTTTATAAACAAAGGGATTTTGAAAATATATTTAATAGTTCATTTTATGCTGCTTTATTTTTAATGTTTTTTTATAATTTTTTTATATTTTTAGTTTCGAAAGTAAAAATTTATAAATATTATTTAGGCTATATTATAGGAGTATTTGGCTTTTTATTTTTTTATGATGGTTATTTGACTTATCTTTTATTTTCTTCAACTCCTATATTAAATGAATTTTTATCTTGTGTCTTTTTTATAATAACTTTTATATCAATTGCGAAGTTTTCTTCCAATTTATTTCAAAGTAGAAGAAATGCATTTGTTTTATATAGAATTTTAATGCTTACTTCAATTTGTATTCTTCCTTTAGTTTCAATAATTGGATTTTTTATTGCATTACTTGATGCATCTTTTCTTTATTTGATTCAAAAATATTTGCTTTTATGTACAATATTAATTACATTATTGATAATTTCTATTGCAATTAGATATCTAATTATAACAGAAGAGAAAATTTCTAAAATATATGCTTTTATTTGGACAATATTTATGGTAGTTACCTTAACATTTATAGTAAATATTGTTTTAGGTTTTATTGATACAAATTTAATGACAAAAATCCTGAAAGTTAATATTTTATTGGAAATTGTTATGATGTCACTTTTAATTGCATATAGATTAAAACTAAGTAATGAAAAAAATTTAAAGTTGAAAATAAAAAATAAAGAACAAGAACTTTATATACTTAGACAAACAAGATTAGCCTCATTTGGTGAAGTTTTAAACTCAATTGTACATGAATGGAAGCAACCATTACATAGAATAAATATGATATCTTTAAATTTAGAAACAACATATAATAAAAAAAATCTAACAAAAGAGTATTTGTCCAATCAATTAAATGAGATTGAACTACAAACAAAATATATGAATGATACTGTTACTCAATTTTTAGACTATTTTAGTCCACAAAAAAATAAAGAAGAGTTTTATTTGATTGATTGTGCAAAAAAAGCAATTAAATTATTAGATATAAAATTTAATAAAAATTCAGTAAATCATTTGATAAACTGTAAAAATACTAAAATTAAAACAGTAGGGTACAAAAAAGAGTATATTCAAGTTATAATTATATTATTGAACAATTCAATGGATGCAATAATAAAAGAAAAAATTAAAAATCCAACGATTACTTTGGAGATTATAGAAGAAAGACATAAAGCAATTTTTTCTGTTATAGATAATGCAGGAGGAATAAAAGTAAAACCAATTGAGAAAATTTTTGATGCAAATATTTCAACAAAAGATGAAAAAATAAATTCAGGAATTGGACTTTTTATTGCAAAAAGAATAATTGAAGATAATATGAATAAAAAATTAATTTGTAAAAATCATGGCAATGGCGCAAAATTTAGTATTATAGGATGA
- a CDS encoding response regulator transcription factor, with protein sequence MKLLFVEDDELLRKSYSIYLEELFDEIIEAADGKEGLEMYYKHKPDIIMLDISMPFINGMDVVKEIRKEDKDVTIIVLSAHSDKAYLFDAIELNIFKYLVKPLPRSLFKDSILKAIENKKGINQENIVHLEDGFTWDNYNKILKKENKEVDLTKNEYTILGKFCNEDVHYFTLMDLFKSIYGENEEYSENKIMMILKRFRKKTSTKIIKNIYGMGYKFSILK encoded by the coding sequence ATGAAACTTTTATTTGTAGAAGATGATGAACTTTTGAGAAAAAGTTATAGTATTTATTTAGAAGAGTTGTTTGATGAAATAATCGAAGCAGCAGATGGTAAAGAGGGCTTAGAGATGTATTATAAACATAAGCCAGATATAATTATGCTTGACATAAGTATGCCTTTTATAAATGGCATGGATGTTGTAAAAGAGATAAGAAAAGAAGATAAGGATGTTACAATTATCGTGCTTTCTGCACATAGTGATAAAGCATATTTATTTGATGCAATTGAATTAAATATTTTTAAATATTTAGTTAAACCTCTTCCAAGAAGTCTTTTTAAAGATTCAATTTTAAAAGCCATTGAAAATAAAAAAGGTATAAATCAAGAGAATATAGTCCATTTAGAAGATGGCTTTACTTGGGATAATTATAATAAAATATTGAAAAAAGAGAATAAAGAAGTTGATTTAACAAAAAATGAATATACTATTTTAGGAAAGTTTTGTAATGAAGATGTACATTATTTTACACTAATGGACTTATTTAAATCTATTTATGGTGAAAATGAAGAGTATAGTGAAAATAAAATCATGATGATTTTAAAAAGATTTAGAAAAAAAACTTCAACTAAAATTATTAAAAATATATATGGAATGGGATATAAATTTAGTATTTTAAAGTAG
- a CDS encoding efflux RND transporter permease subunit, with translation MFEKFLRFFVENARMNYTLFFLIFAIGIYSYTKTPKEIFPNFDLDMISINGSYSGASVDILDKMAVTEIEDNLKNITGIKEITTVISPSRFTIVLELIKGQNRYNIADKVKDTITLTKSNLPSDMDEPSVNVIERYKKLIDVTLTSKKYSTDELKPFATQLKSKILGVDGVGDVSIYGDSDKYFEVLLDDRKIEALNLNKSDVFSVISNLSYIFPIGKIEGSKKHFYLSTYNGAKNAIDFENSLIKISNKTLFLKDIATVKKRYEDSSTLFSFNGENALSLAVEQSETSDALKVSRDMKKLLKKINKENSDIHITIADDNSERIQDRLNIVISNILLGIILITILVALLINFRMSAIIAIGIPTSFVIATVYMYTFGYTINMISLVGVLIAIGIVVDDAIVVSENIQQHIEEGYEPKEAAILGAKEMVKPVTIASMTTLFSFLPILMISGTMGEVMKLIPIALSALLVASLIESFIFLPIHASHTLKSGSKVTSWEKANKIYSEIIHFFMRWKKTFLLLFIILVPIITLMAIKSSKFQMFPNFDATDIKISIKANENTKLEDAYKIVQSIEADLIKEEKRFFIRSIDSVAGFRRDTGSNTERFPYVMYMTVELKKLKQMNFLDKYVTPYLSFYYDKEGRERTEKSKVIAKKLNKFLEEKKYKEKFNLSELVILEKKVGPVKSDIKIGLISDDNQKIIKNVELLTKKIESINGVVSTSNSLKFGIDEIKIKVNDYGQKLGLTESFIGSYLSNLYLEKKKSVSFDEKEMLDIKIRSINKDNYENFKNVEIPLPNGQFVRLYEIARFDIIRSFEQLVKDNTQKNFYVYANVNSDIVTASEVTNKIEDTLNKIEENGVRLIFKGEAEKRKDLKNDMLYATSLALLLIMLAMLYLFNSFRDTFILMSIIPFSILGVLIGHKLMGLNLSMPSIIGALGLAGVVINDGIIMMTYLKKAKNIEQIFYRASKRFRPIILTTITTLIGMSSLIFFPTGQAVIFQPIAIALGFGLAWGTILNLVYLPVLYTISHKLK, from the coding sequence ATGTTTGAAAAATTTTTAAGATTTTTTGTAGAAAATGCAAGAATGAACTACACATTGTTTTTTCTAATTTTTGCAATTGGAATCTACTCTTATACTAAAACACCAAAAGAAATATTCCCAAATTTTGATTTAGATATGATATCTATAAATGGTTCTTATAGTGGAGCTAGTGTTGATATACTTGATAAAATGGCCGTAACTGAGATTGAAGATAATCTAAAAAATATCACAGGAATTAAAGAGATAACAACAGTAATTAGTCCTAGTAGATTTACAATTGTTTTAGAGTTAATCAAGGGTCAAAATAGATATAACATTGCAGATAAAGTAAAAGATACTATTACTTTAACAAAATCAAACCTACCCTCAGATATGGATGAACCAAGTGTTAATGTAATTGAAAGATATAAAAAACTTATTGATGTAACATTAACTTCTAAAAAATATTCCACTGATGAATTAAAACCTTTTGCAACACAATTAAAAAGTAAAATTTTAGGAGTTGATGGAGTCGGAGATGTATCTATTTATGGGGATTCTGACAAATATTTTGAAGTACTTTTAGATGATAGAAAAATCGAAGCATTAAACTTAAACAAAAGCGATGTATTTAGTGTCATTTCAAATTTATCTTATATTTTTCCAATAGGTAAAATAGAAGGAAGTAAAAAGCATTTTTATCTTTCAACATACAATGGAGCTAAAAATGCAATAGATTTTGAAAATAGCTTAATAAAAATATCAAATAAAACTTTATTTCTAAAAGATATTGCAACAGTAAAAAAAAGATATGAAGACTCTTCAACTCTTTTTTCTTTTAATGGAGAAAATGCTCTATCTTTGGCAGTTGAACAATCTGAAACATCAGATGCGCTTAAAGTTTCTCGTGATATGAAAAAACTATTAAAAAAGATAAATAAAGAAAATAGTGATATTCATATTACTATTGCAGATGATAATAGTGAAAGAATTCAAGATAGACTTAATATTGTTATTTCAAATATTTTACTTGGAATTATATTAATTACAATACTTGTTGCTTTATTAATTAACTTTAGAATGTCTGCAATTATTGCTATTGGTATTCCAACATCATTTGTTATAGCTACTGTTTATATGTATACTTTTGGCTACACAATAAATATGATTTCATTAGTTGGTGTACTTATTGCAATTGGTATTGTAGTTGATGATGCAATTGTCGTAAGTGAAAATATACAACAACATATTGAAGAGGGTTATGAACCAAAAGAAGCAGCTATACTTGGTGCAAAAGAGATGGTAAAACCTGTAACTATTGCTTCAATGACAACTCTTTTTTCATTTTTACCTATTTTAATGATTAGTGGAACTATGGGTGAAGTAATGAAACTAATTCCTATTGCATTAAGTGCATTACTTGTTGCTTCATTAATTGAATCTTTTATCTTTCTTCCAATACATGCATCTCATACATTAAAAAGTGGTTCAAAAGTTACTTCATGGGAAAAAGCAAATAAAATATATAGTGAAATAATTCACTTTTTCATGAGATGGAAAAAAACTTTTTTACTTCTTTTTATAATACTAGTGCCAATTATTACACTTATGGCTATTAAAAGTTCAAAATTTCAAATGTTTCCAAATTTTGATGCAACTGATATAAAAATATCAATTAAAGCAAATGAAAATACAAAGCTTGAAGATGCATATAAAATAGTTCAAAGTATTGAAGCAGATTTGATAAAAGAAGAAAAAAGATTCTTTATTAGAAGTATTGACTCAGTCGCTGGTTTTAGAAGAGATACAGGAAGTAATACAGAAAGATTTCCTTATGTAATGTATATGACAGTTGAATTAAAAAAATTAAAGCAAATGAACTTTTTAGATAAATATGTAACTCCTTATTTGAGTTTTTATTATGATAAAGAAGGAAGAGAAAGAACTGAAAAGTCAAAAGTTATTGCAAAAAAATTAAATAAATTTTTGGAAGAAAAAAAATACAAAGAAAAATTTAATTTAAGTGAATTAGTTATTTTAGAAAAAAAAGTAGGTCCAGTTAAATCAGATATAAAAATTGGTTTAATTTCAGATGACAATCAAAAAATAATTAAAAATGTAGAACTTTTAACTAAAAAAATCGAATCAATAAATGGTGTAGTTTCTACTTCAAATTCACTAAAGTTTGGTATTGATGAGATTAAAATAAAAGTAAATGACTATGGACAAAAGTTAGGATTAACGGAGAGTTTTATTGGTTCATATTTGTCAAATTTATATTTAGAAAAGAAAAAGTCTGTTTCTTTTGATGAAAAAGAGATGCTTGATATTAAAATAAGAAGTATAAATAAAGACAATTATGAAAACTTTAAAAATGTCGAAATACCATTGCCAAATGGGCAGTTTGTAAGACTTTATGAAATAGCAAGATTTGATATTATTAGATCATTTGAGCAATTAGTAAAAGATAATACACAAAAGAATTTTTATGTTTATGCAAATGTAAACTCTGATATTGTTACAGCTTCTGAAGTTACTAATAAAATAGAAGACACATTAAACAAGATAGAAGAAAATGGAGTAAGACTAATATTTAAAGGTGAAGCAGAAAAAAGAAAAGATTTAAAAAATGATATGCTTTATGCTACTTCACTTGCACTATTATTAATAATGCTTGCTATGCTTTATTTATTTAACTCTTTTAGAGATACTTTTATACTAATGAGTATTATTCCTTTTTCAATCTTAGGTGTATTAATTGGGCACAAACTAATGGGATTAAATCTTTCTATGCCATCAATTATTGGAGCACTTGGATTAGCAGGAGTTGTAATAAATGATGGAATTATTATGATGACATACTTGAAAAAAGCAAAAAATATAGAACAAATCTTTTATAGAGCATCAAAAAGATTTAGACCAATTATTCTTACAACAATAACAACACTAATTGGTATGAGTTCACTTATTTTCTTTCCAACAGGTCAAGCTGTTATATTCCAACCAATAGCCATTGCACTTGGGTTTGGTTTAGCATGGGGAACAATACTAAATCTTGTATATCTTCCCGTTCTTTATACTATTTCACATAAACTAAAGTAG
- a CDS encoding EAL domain-containing protein, which yields MSLSKQLYIIIAFIFLIIFTGNFIISVKNAKEYLETEASTKAQDTATALGMSLKGLMKDKNDAEIKSIINAIANRGFYKEIRLEDTLFTIKKAQLIKNANDKSIDNSWEVENIKVDKNLGNIETNSDDLDLMQELEALENNQELNLKENKPTQYKFIPNGDLKQKNIKIYFTASKNEKSIDTFSTIVIDNTIVKVTRDEKFEYVPQWFVNAISINLKEMESQISNGWKTTATIYVSANAGDAYAKLYEQAKSGVLYSIIAFIVSMALLFVFVQYLLKPLKNIEKLARSIAIGNFKTIDKLPWTTEIKNVAISMNEMSTKIESVITKLNKNLENITQKLSKDELTGLNLKQTVETDMKKMFISKSNGYIFTIKIDSLGEFAKQHTNEEVNKFIKKFASILKECKACKNINISAYRFYGSEFALITDGINYEQAQELTATIKREFENLANEVGKDEIAHIGATPFNPIGTTDQMLHAANEAYEKAKLIGPNEAFIRDSDDLVRDMKAWRTLIFDIIKNQRFEISYIGDAKVLNGDDENQLVMQEAFTKAYDLDNKDIPIGTFVSIAEQYEKIVDFDKAVISKVISDIKLENIKHSISINLSLDSIDDLNFILWLRQTLHKYKDISHQLVFSLTAYAVTKDIEKFKDFVTIVHELNAKVIIKRFESKFIALDDIKNLDLDYIRLAREYSNNVKNDPSKQSFIEAMVELTHLLNIKLFAENIKDDEDLQKVKELKVYGASR from the coding sequence ATGTCATTATCAAAACAGTTATATATCATAATAGCATTTATCTTTTTGATTATTTTTACAGGTAATTTTATAATAAGTGTAAAAAATGCAAAAGAGTATCTTGAAACAGAAGCTAGTACAAAAGCACAAGATACAGCAACTGCACTTGGAATGAGTCTAAAAGGACTTATGAAAGATAAAAATGATGCAGAAATAAAATCAATAATAAATGCTATTGCAAATAGAGGTTTTTATAAAGAAATAAGACTTGAAGATACACTTTTTACTATTAAAAAAGCGCAACTTATAAAAAATGCAAACGATAAAAGTATTGATAATAGTTGGGAAGTAGAAAATATTAAAGTAGATAAAAACCTTGGAAATATAGAAACTAATAGCGATGATTTGGATTTAATGCAAGAGCTTGAAGCTTTAGAAAATAATCAAGAACTTAACCTTAAAGAAAATAAACCTACTCAATATAAGTTTATTCCAAATGGAGATTTAAAACAAAAAAACATAAAAATTTACTTTACAGCTTCAAAAAATGAAAAAAGCATTGATACTTTTTCAACAATTGTTATTGATAATACAATTGTAAAGGTAACAAGAGATGAAAAATTTGAATATGTTCCACAATGGTTCGTAAATGCAATCTCTATAAACTTAAAAGAGATGGAAAGTCAAATAAGTAATGGTTGGAAAACCACTGCAACTATTTATGTAAGTGCAAATGCAGGTGATGCTTATGCAAAATTATATGAGCAAGCAAAAAGTGGAGTTTTATATTCAATAATAGCATTTATAGTATCAATGGCATTACTTTTTGTATTTGTACAATATCTTTTAAAACCACTTAAAAATATAGAAAAACTTGCAAGAAGTATTGCAATAGGAAATTTTAAAACTATTGATAAACTTCCTTGGACTACTGAAATTAAAAATGTTGCAATTTCAATGAATGAAATGTCAACAAAAATAGAATCAGTAATAACAAAATTAAATAAAAATTTAGAAAATATAACTCAAAAATTATCAAAAGATGAACTTACAGGATTAAATCTAAAACAAACAGTTGAAACAGATATGAAAAAAATGTTTATATCTAAATCTAATGGTTATATTTTTACTATAAAAATTGATAGTTTAGGAGAGTTTGCAAAACAACATACAAATGAAGAAGTTAATAAATTTATCAAGAAGTTTGCTTCAATTTTAAAAGAGTGCAAAGCTTGTAAAAATATAAATATCAGTGCTTATAGATTTTATGGTTCTGAATTTGCATTAATTACAGATGGAATAAATTATGAACAAGCACAAGAGTTAACAGCTACAATAAAAAGAGAGTTTGAAAACCTTGCAAATGAGGTTGGCAAAGATGAAATTGCGCATATTGGGGCAACTCCTTTTAATCCTATTGGAACGACAGATCAAATGCTTCATGCAGCAAACGAAGCATATGAAAAAGCAAAACTAATAGGCCCAAATGAAGCTTTTATTAGAGATAGTGATGATTTAGTAAGAGATATGAAAGCATGGAGAACTTTAATATTTGATATTATAAAAAATCAAAGATTTGAAATAAGTTATATTGGTGATGCAAAAGTTTTAAATGGTGATGATGAGAATCAACTTGTAATGCAAGAAGCTTTTACAAAAGCTTATGATTTAGATAATAAAGATATTCCTATTGGTACTTTTGTATCTATTGCAGAGCAGTATGAAAAAATAGTTGACTTTGATAAAGCAGTTATTTCAAAAGTTATTAGTGATATAAAACTAGAAAATATTAAACACTCAATTTCAATTAACTTATCACTTGATTCAATTGATGATTTAAACTTTATCCTTTGGCTTAGACAAACACTACACAAGTATAAAGATATATCTCATCAACTTGTATTTTCTCTTACAGCTTATGCAGTTACTAAAGATATTGAGAAGTTCAAAGATTTTGTCACAATAGTACATGAACTAAATGCAAAAGTAATTATAAAAAGATTTGAATCAAAATTTATTGCATTAGATGATATTAAAAATCTTGATTTAGATTATATAAGACTTGCAAGAGAATATAGTAACAATGTAAAAAATGATCCTTCAAAACAAAGCTTTATAGAAGCAATGGTTGAATTAACTCATCTTTTAAATATAAAACTATTTGCAGAAAATATTAAAGATGACGAAGATTTACAAAAGGTAAAAGAATTAAAAGTATATGGAGCAAGTAGGTAA
- a CDS encoding transglutaminase-like cysteine peptidase — MKRTIVAVVITFLFLASFSTATIPKNFSQEKFNEFTKKYGKKASKRVLLWDDLIESAKDKKLLYKLKMVNDFFNKIPYKLDSIHWGKNDYWASPFEFLGTGAGDCEDYAIAKYFTLRQLGIEDEKLRIVYVKLLRKNSKYEQAHMVLTYYHKPNATPIVLDNINKRLKLATKREDLKPVYSFNAGGLYRAKNKGKTSEKIGSNNLKSWKDLMSRF; from the coding sequence ATGAAAAGGACAATTGTTGCAGTAGTAATAACCTTTTTATTTCTTGCCTCATTTTCTACAGCAACTATTCCTAAAAATTTCTCCCAAGAAAAATTCAATGAATTTACTAAAAAATATGGAAAGAAAGCTTCAAAAAGAGTCCTTTTATGGGATGACTTAATAGAATCAGCAAAAGATAAAAAGCTTTTATATAAACTTAAAATGGTAAATGACTTTTTTAATAAAATACCATATAAACTTGACTCTATTCATTGGGGTAAAAACGACTATTGGGCAAGTCCATTTGAATTTTTAGGAACAGGTGCAGGTGATTGTGAAGATTATGCTATTGCTAAGTATTTTACATTAAGACAACTTGGAATAGAAGATGAGAAGCTAAGAATTGTTTATGTAAAACTACTTAGAAAAAACTCTAAATATGAGCAAGCACATATGGTACTTACTTATTATCATAAACCAAATGCAACTCCGATTGTACTTGATAATATCAACAAAAGATTGAAATTAGCCACTAAAAGAGAAGATTTAAAACCTGTTTATAGTTTTAATGCAGGCGGATTATACAGAGCAAAAAATAAAGGAAAAACTTCTGAAAAAATTGGAAGTAATAATCTAAAATCTTGGAAAGATTTAATGAGTAGATTTTAA
- a CDS encoding MFS transporter, whose translation MIKSIIPLSSIIALRFLGLFLVLPVLSAYAMNLKGATTEIVGIVVGGYALTQMLFQVPFGVMSDKLGRKGTIVTGLLLFAVGSYFCAISEDIYTLMFGRLLQGAGAIGAVVTAMISDIVKEEQRPKAMAVMGGFIAISFAISMLAGPTISAVAGVETLFYITMVLALSSIVILFKAVPNPPHITHTYNAKANLSDTLANPNILKMHLTNFLQKGLMTFAFMIIPMVLIKNFQWDFAELWKVYLPAMIVGILSMAPAAILAEKKGKYKEVLMIGIAFFGVSYMIIGTSTSSIGFIIGVVIFFSGFNMHEPIMQSLASKFAKVHQRGLVLGVFNSFGYLGTFVGGLLGGIFFEDVSLSTLVIVIAVICIIWIILIATMPNPSKKKMSYLNLDEFKRENASNLHNKNIDEWYINETENIIVVKYDSNLIDEDGVKSLLK comes from the coding sequence ATGATTAAATCAATAATTCCTCTAAGTTCCATTATAGCTTTAAGATTTTTAGGACTATTTTTAGTATTGCCAGTATTATCAGCTTATGCAATGAACTTAAAAGGGGCAACAACAGAGATTGTAGGTATCGTAGTTGGTGGTTATGCCTTAACACAAATGCTTTTTCAAGTGCCATTTGGAGTTATGAGTGATAAATTAGGAAGAAAAGGCACAATTGTAACAGGTCTTTTACTTTTCGCAGTTGGTTCATACTTCTGTGCTATTTCAGAAGATATTTATACTTTAATGTTTGGTAGGTTATTACAAGGTGCCGGTGCAATTGGTGCTGTTGTTACTGCTATGATTAGTGATATAGTAAAAGAAGAGCAAAGACCAAAAGCCATGGCAGTAATGGGTGGATTTATTGCTATAAGTTTTGCCATATCAATGCTTGCAGGGCCTACAATTAGTGCAGTAGCAGGTGTTGAAACACTATTTTATATTACTATGGTTTTAGCTTTAAGTTCAATAGTAATTTTATTTAAAGCAGTTCCAAACCCTCCACATATTACACATACATATAATGCAAAAGCAAATTTATCTGATACTTTAGCAAATCCAAATATTTTAAAAATGCATCTTACAAACTTTTTGCAAAAAGGTTTAATGACATTTGCATTTATGATAATTCCAATGGTTTTAATAAAAAACTTTCAATGGGATTTTGCAGAATTATGGAAAGTATATCTTCCAGCAATGATAGTAGGTATTTTATCTATGGCACCTGCTGCAATTCTTGCAGAAAAAAAAGGAAAGTATAAAGAAGTTCTTATGATAGGAATTGCATTTTTTGGAGTATCATATATGATAATTGGTACATCAACTAGTTCAATTGGTTTTATAATTGGAGTTGTAATTTTCTTCTCTGGCTTTAATATGCATGAACCTATAATGCAATCACTTGCATCAAAGTTTGCAAAAGTTCATCAAAGAGGCTTAGTTCTTGGAGTATTTAATTCATTTGGTTACTTAGGAACTTTTGTAGGTGGTCTTTTAGGAGGTATATTTTTTGAAGATGTATCTTTAAGTACTTTAGTTATTGTTATTGCTGTTATTTGTATTATTTGGATAATATTAATAGCTACAATGCCAAATCCATCAAAGAAAAAAATGTCTTATTTAAATTTAGATGAATTTAAAAGAGAAAATGCAAGTAATCTACACAATAAAAATATTGATGAGTGGTATATCAATGAAACTGAAAATATAATAGTTGTAAAATATGACAGTAATTTGATAGATGAAGACGGTGTTAAGAGTTTATTAAAATAA
- a CDS encoding non-canonical purine NTP pyrophosphatase, translating to MKIVLASANQGKIKEFKTLLPSHEIVTYKELLGDIEIVEDKDSFKGNAIKKAQSIYDLLKDENAIVISDDSGITVPAINNEPGIYSARYARNNASDKENNEKLISKLNEKNLEKTEAFYTACIAIVYKSEVYTVHGWMHGNVINRQLGEGGFGYDPMFIPNNYDKTLGQLPYEVKKSFSHRTKALNLALKVLDTIL from the coding sequence ATGAAAATTGTTTTAGCAAGTGCAAATCAAGGTAAAATAAAAGAGTTTAAAACACTTCTTCCCTCACATGAAATAGTAACGTACAAAGAGTTATTAGGAGATATTGAAATTGTTGAAGATAAGGATAGTTTTAAAGGTAATGCTATAAAAAAAGCACAATCAATATATGATTTATTAAAAGATGAAAATGCCATTGTAATTTCAGATGATAGTGGAATTACAGTTCCTGCAATAAATAATGAACCAGGCATTTATTCAGCAAGATATGCAAGAAACAATGCAAGTGACAAAGAAAATAATGAAAAATTAATTTCAAAATTAAATGAGAAAAATTTAGAAAAAACAGAAGCTTTTTATACAGCTTGTATAGCAATTGTTTATAAAAGTGAAGTTTATACAGTTCATGGGTGGATGCATGGAAATGTTATAAATAGACAATTAGGTGAGGGTGGATTTGGATATGATCCTATGTTTATTCCAAATAATTATGATAAAACTTTAGGACAACTTCCCTATGAAGTAAAAAAATCATTTTCCCATAGAACTAAAGCTTTAAATCTTGCTTTAAAAGTTTTAGATACTATTTTGTAA
- a CDS encoding type II secretion system protein, with the protein MQKQQNLVKNKKAFTLFETLISLTILAIVISLVYKLSFYNSYKKKFEKLENIQNLFILKDYSNSFSKKDETLRIIQDKTVKSINVRKILYNKDNISVYKYELQK; encoded by the coding sequence ATGCAAAAGCAACAGAACTTAGTAAAAAATAAAAAAGCTTTTACTTTATTTGAGACTTTAATTAGTCTTACTATTTTAGCTATTGTAATAAGCTTAGTGTATAAACTAAGCTTTTATAATAGTTATAAAAAAAAGTTTGAAAAACTTGAAAATATACAAAATTTGTTTATTTTGAAAGATTATTCAAATAGTTTTTCTAAAAAAGATGAAACTCTAAGAATAATTCAAGATAAAACAGTTAAAAGTATCAATGTAAGAAAAATACTTTACAACAAAGATAATATAAGTGTATATAAATATGAATTGCAAAAATAA